A section of the Streptomyces sp. CG1 genome encodes:
- a CDS encoding DUF4765 family protein encodes MLALQRSVGNAAVCRAVEEERHVHAAGCGHDQVVQRRSAVHEVLRSSGRPLDTPVREEMEARHGGADFGGVRVHTDSAAMDSAAEIGAKAYTSGSHVVWDGRDKHTLAHELTHVIQQSRGVVPGTDNGSGLRVSDPSDWAERQAEDTARQVMTGPVPALRVIRDETTAGRVAAAGAVSVQRMELATNPTTLTESDSDYSSEDDLSAQEKRLPELTSESAVEAAVAAGGETVVTLCRGDDMAKIRAMQQQGSAGGVASDSATPAPTVEQAEAQATKGRRYPEFTTARYTARQFSRQGPRGVVVVRIKAKYLTKGSDAPEDGWVALHSAPVEVIAVVDRSKGKTASGNAVNAS; translated from the coding sequence ATGCTGGCACTTCAGCGCTCGGTGGGCAACGCGGCTGTGTGCCGTGCCGTGGAGGAGGAGCGGCACGTGCACGCGGCGGGCTGCGGCCACGACCAGGTCGTGCAGCGCCGGTCGGCCGTGCACGAGGTGCTGCGTTCGTCGGGGCGGCCTCTGGACACGCCGGTGCGCGAGGAGATGGAGGCTAGGCACGGCGGTGCCGACTTCGGCGGGGTGCGCGTCCACACCGACTCCGCGGCCATGGACTCGGCGGCGGAGATCGGCGCGAAGGCGTACACCTCCGGCTCTCACGTGGTGTGGGACGGCCGGGACAAGCACACCCTCGCCCATGAGCTGACCCATGTCATCCAGCAGAGCCGGGGTGTCGTGCCCGGTACGGACAATGGCTCGGGCCTGCGTGTCTCTGACCCCTCGGACTGGGCCGAACGCCAGGCGGAGGACACCGCCCGGCAGGTGATGACGGGCCCGGTGCCCGCGCTGCGGGTCATACGGGACGAGACCACGGCCGGGCGCGTTGCGGCGGCGGGCGCGGTCTCCGTGCAGCGCATGGAACTGGCTACTAACCCGACGACCCTCACCGAGAGCGACTCCGACTACAGCTCGGAGGACGACCTCAGCGCCCAGGAGAAGCGACTGCCGGAACTCACGTCCGAGAGCGCCGTGGAGGCCGCGGTTGCGGCGGGCGGCGAGACGGTGGTCACGCTGTGCCGGGGTGACGATATGGCGAAGATTCGGGCGATGCAGCAGCAGGGTTCGGCCGGCGGCGTGGCCTCCGACTCGGCCACCCCCGCGCCCACTGTCGAACAGGCCGAGGCGCAGGCCACCAAGGGCAGGCGCTACCCGGAGTTCACGACCGCGAGGTATACGGCACGGCAGTTCAGCCGGCAGGGACCGCGAGGCGTCGTGGTCGTCCGCATCAAGGCCAAGTACCTCACCAAGGGGTCCGATGCTCCCGAGGACGGCTGGGTCGCGCTGCACAGTGCGCCGGTCGAGGTGATCGCCGTGGTCGACCGCAGTAAGGGCAAGACGGCGTCGGGGAACGCGGTCAACGCATCCTGA
- a CDS encoding YciI family protein: MKYMLLMQFSAESVDFPKLDEWKPEEIQAHIQFMMQTNAGLAAVGELVDAQGLAMPETARIVRSHSGGAPVVTEGPFPESKEWVAGWWIVDCDSEQRAIEIAAAVSAAPGPGGRPLNMPIEVRQIMAAPPTEL, encoded by the coding sequence ATGAAGTACATGCTGCTGATGCAGTTCAGCGCGGAAAGTGTCGATTTCCCCAAGCTCGACGAGTGGAAGCCCGAGGAGATCCAGGCCCACATCCAGTTCATGATGCAGACCAATGCCGGCCTGGCCGCCGTCGGCGAGCTGGTCGACGCCCAGGGCCTGGCCATGCCGGAGACCGCCCGGATCGTGCGCTCCCACAGCGGCGGCGCGCCGGTCGTCACCGAGGGCCCTTTCCCGGAGTCCAAGGAGTGGGTGGCCGGCTGGTGGATCGTGGACTGCGACAGCGAGCAGCGGGCCATCGAGATCGCCGCCGCTGTCTCCGCCGCTCCCGGGCCGGGCGGGCGGCCGCTCAACATGCCGATCGAGGTGCGCCAGATCATGGCGGCCCCGCCCACTGAGCTGTGA
- a CDS encoding IclR family transcriptional regulator has translation MEGAFALLETLAERNEAGLAALVAGSGLPKTTAYRLLEQLTELGAVERHGTCYRVGSRIFRLGRQWQPHPGLQAAARKPLQWLAGTTGASVCLCVLREGRTMAATGISGMVDELAPLQAGATWPWTTAAGKLLVATGPLAVPLGPLPTSWKREAAAIQESEVAVDHEGLIPGVCCVAVPVSLPRGKVVGALCAMVDPAQDLRRLARIVTQASRAVGAVLCDPRSG, from the coding sequence TTGGAAGGGGCGTTCGCCCTGCTGGAGACACTGGCGGAGCGGAACGAGGCGGGTCTGGCCGCACTTGTCGCGGGCAGCGGCCTACCCAAGACGACCGCATACCGCCTGCTGGAGCAGCTCACCGAGCTCGGCGCCGTGGAACGCCATGGCACCTGCTACCGGGTGGGGTCACGGATCTTCCGGCTGGGGCGCCAGTGGCAGCCGCATCCCGGCCTGCAGGCCGCGGCACGGAAACCGTTGCAGTGGCTGGCAGGCACCACCGGTGCCAGCGTCTGCCTGTGCGTACTACGCGAGGGCCGCACCATGGCCGCCACAGGTATCTCCGGCATGGTGGACGAACTGGCCCCCCTGCAGGCGGGCGCGACCTGGCCCTGGACCACCGCGGCGGGAAAACTCCTGGTGGCGACGGGACCGCTGGCCGTCCCGCTGGGCCCACTGCCGACCTCTTGGAAGCGGGAGGCGGCGGCCATCCAGGAGAGCGAAGTGGCCGTGGACCATGAGGGGTTGATCCCCGGCGTCTGCTGTGTCGCCGTACCGGTGAGCCTGCCGCGGGGCAAGGTCGTCGGCGCCCTGTGCGCCATGGTCGACCCCGCGCAGGACCTGCGACGGCTGGCCCGGATCGTCACCCAGGCCAGCCGGGCAGTCGGCGCGGTGTTGTGCGACCCTCGCTCCGGTTGA
- a CDS encoding peptidylprolyl isomerase, with the protein MLRKPSALLAASALLLLGTTTQAAAGTPPPVAPSAACTYKPAVPADNFKGIPVFDPVKAARPYRATLRTGQGAITFRALTDKAPCTTYSFKFLAQRDYFDRSHCHRLTTARIYVLQCGDPTGTGSGGPGYSFPDENLTGATYPAGTVAMANAGPNTNGSQFFFVWKDTKLSPAYTPFGKVTAGLDVLQKIAVGGEDDQNGPGDGFPTLPVNIKRVQVKSR; encoded by the coding sequence GTGCTCCGTAAGCCAAGCGCCCTGCTCGCCGCCTCCGCCCTGCTCCTCCTCGGCACCACTACGCAGGCCGCGGCCGGTACCCCGCCCCCTGTCGCGCCGTCGGCCGCCTGCACCTACAAGCCGGCCGTTCCCGCAGACAACTTCAAGGGGATACCGGTCTTCGACCCGGTGAAGGCCGCCAGACCGTACCGTGCGACGCTGCGCACCGGCCAGGGCGCGATCACCTTCCGGGCACTGACCGACAAGGCTCCCTGCACCACGTACTCCTTCAAGTTCCTCGCCCAGCGCGACTACTTCGACCGCTCGCACTGCCACCGGCTCACCACTGCGCGCATCTACGTGCTCCAGTGCGGCGACCCGACAGGCACCGGGAGCGGCGGACCCGGTTACTCCTTCCCCGACGAGAACTTGACCGGGGCGACCTATCCTGCCGGGACGGTGGCGATGGCCAACGCTGGGCCCAACACCAACGGCAGTCAGTTCTTCTTCGTCTGGAAGGACACCAAACTCTCGCCCGCCTACACGCCGTTCGGCAAAGTCACCGCGGGCCTCGACGTGCTCCAGAAGATCGCGGTGGGCGGCGAGGACGACCAGAACGGGCCGGGAGACGGCTTTCCGACGCTGCCGGTGAACATCAAGCGCGTACAAGTCAAGAGCAGGTAG
- a CDS encoding SWIM zinc finger family protein: MSPSVPGPRRAPGRGRRAFAATWWGQAWVTALEESTLDSGRLSRGRTYARQGMVGSVAIAPGQVKAAVQGSRPRPYRSAVHLPVLTDAQWDTLLDTIAARAGHLAALLDGEMPAELVDDARHAGVPLLPQPTELDPECSCPDWGYPCKHAAALCYAIAATIDTDPFVLFALRGRGREEVLAQLRARRAAVQATSTPSVPAGLPAAGAYATWAALAEHTPPLPELPEPAPHTAVLPAAPPPGTGLSGTDLERLMADTAARAARLLTGDTTSLHLNQHEDAARIAASNYGPEWFHHLIQNTGAKPTAFARLTRAWRYGGPTGLTVAEHPHTPDPTAMTAARTALTAALTEMTTAPVTLRAWRNRLTLTGHRIQLRQGPDTRWYPYLQHDDGDWWPAAPADPDPVTTLTSVWHQTER, encoded by the coding sequence ATGAGCCCCTCGGTACCCGGCCCGCGCCGCGCGCCCGGCCGCGGCAGGCGGGCCTTCGCCGCGACCTGGTGGGGCCAGGCATGGGTGACGGCCCTGGAGGAGTCCACCCTGGACTCGGGGCGCCTGTCCCGCGGACGCACTTACGCCCGCCAGGGCATGGTCGGCTCCGTCGCCATCGCCCCCGGCCAGGTCAAAGCCGCCGTCCAGGGCAGCAGGCCCCGCCCCTACCGCTCCGCCGTCCACCTACCCGTCCTCACCGACGCCCAGTGGGACACCCTCCTCGACACCATCGCGGCCCGAGCCGGGCATCTCGCCGCGCTCCTCGACGGCGAGATGCCGGCCGAACTCGTCGACGACGCCCGCCACGCCGGCGTCCCCCTACTCCCGCAGCCCACCGAACTCGACCCCGAATGCTCCTGCCCCGACTGGGGCTACCCCTGCAAACACGCCGCCGCGCTCTGCTACGCCATCGCCGCCACCATCGACACCGACCCCTTCGTACTGTTCGCCCTGCGCGGCCGCGGGCGGGAGGAGGTCCTCGCCCAACTGCGCGCACGCCGTGCGGCCGTCCAGGCGACCTCCACCCCATCGGTCCCGGCCGGCCTCCCGGCCGCCGGCGCCTACGCGACCTGGGCCGCCCTGGCCGAACACACTCCGCCCCTTCCCGAACTCCCCGAACCGGCCCCCCACACCGCCGTACTGCCCGCCGCCCCGCCACCCGGAACCGGTCTGTCGGGCACTGACCTCGAACGCCTCATGGCAGACACCGCCGCACGCGCCGCCCGGCTGCTCACGGGCGACACGACCAGCCTGCACCTCAACCAGCACGAGGACGCGGCACGGATCGCCGCCAGCAACTACGGCCCCGAGTGGTTCCACCACCTCATCCAGAACACCGGTGCCAAACCGACCGCATTCGCCCGCCTCACCCGCGCCTGGCGGTATGGCGGCCCCACCGGCCTCACCGTCGCCGAACACCCCCACACCCCCGACCCGACGGCGATGACAGCCGCACGCACCGCCCTGACCGCAGCCCTCACCGAAATGACCACCGCCCCGGTCACCCTCAGGGCCTGGCGCAACCGCCTCACCCTCACCGGCCACCGCATCCAGCTGCGCCAGGGCCCCGACACCCGCTGGTACCCCTACCTCCAGCATGACGACGGCGACTGGTGGCCAGCAGCGCCGGCCGACCCCGATCCCGTCACGACTCTCACCTCCGTCTGGCACCAGACCGAGAGGTGA
- a CDS encoding DinB family protein: MTTMKPRPDLRPPGLNVDEKTTLLTFLDYLRESVLAKAGGVPEPAVRTAGVPSGTSLLQLLKHLTAVELNWFVWAYAGADRERWQDEGTVSDDDTASDLADAYREAIARANEVALACTDLDRPGARSLRETPPPSMRWVLVHMIEETARHAGHADILREQIDGSIGR; this comes from the coding sequence ATGACAACTATGAAGCCCCGCCCCGATCTTCGGCCCCCCGGCCTGAACGTCGACGAGAAGACCACCCTGCTGACCTTCCTGGACTACCTGCGCGAGTCCGTCCTCGCGAAGGCGGGCGGTGTCCCTGAGCCAGCGGTCCGCACGGCCGGTGTCCCTTCTGGGACCAGCCTGCTCCAACTGCTCAAGCACCTGACGGCCGTCGAGCTCAACTGGTTCGTCTGGGCCTACGCCGGCGCCGACCGCGAGCGATGGCAGGACGAGGGTACGGTGTCCGACGACGACACCGCCTCGGACTTGGCGGACGCCTATCGCGAGGCGATCGCCCGGGCCAACGAGGTCGCCCTCGCCTGCACCGACTTGGACCGTCCCGGCGCCCGTTCGCTGCGCGAGACCCCACCGCCGTCGATGCGCTGGGTGCTGGTCCACATGATCGAGGAGACCGCCCGGCACGCCGGTCACGCGGACATCCTGCGCGAGCAGATCGACGGCTCGATCGGGCGGTGA
- a CDS encoding plasmid pRiA4b ORF-3 family protein — translation MRRVGKTAPSDLQLKIVLNGTRPPLWRRLVLPSDTSLGTLHDAIQVAFGWHGGHLHFFTDEFGRGYGDTARLTDIDLGFGRGAGDEGATALGDVLPEQGTRLRYVYDFGDDWEHGITLEKTLPRPVGAERTVRCVGGHRADVPAENIGGVWRLAEVLELLDAPDEAGDSPYRDLVAALRAAGYDPAAFDRDRITARLARLTPDTVSGTAKPPGGDRGGRGGIRRLTAEEVALCTCGQCRVGDPVDARVDGPDEDVPVLRPVTLAPQEDLVTALRGVPFFDAALRLATWCREGRQVTAGRVLRPALAREAVEELRLWKLADDDSPYANAVARARALKSLRSAKDVAVLDDPWWLAVDGGMITIRGGRAWGGVATDFTDEDLLEFWAATMGGLLEEIGETGVLDGWHGELGELTAEIADGLVGLLYDAPDDVWVDVDDLRVKAREAGEHGPEFELFQALFAVSFRELGEGLALLGAVEYKPGDGDDSAEEALLTLLNAVGGQGLGGGSRTSPAASDPSRDDKRGHRMRLTPLGRYGLRAYLMECGVPAPLLGEFAEADAAALLQGLLGYSPEEMRREVDGWLARRSAADAAVGLLDACAGDGSEAAAKRAVAQLVLAELDDPRALRVLRKAADSDVQGCRQVAITTLGTRLEAEAHVHSTRAEEAGLWLLIDGLSILSGAQESEELTRGFLENWNTASKALEQRVDDLWRVEHPATAHVLAELGEGLRGIDKRLAKRMRTAANKAHSRR, via the coding sequence ATGCGGCGAGTGGGGAAGACGGCCCCGTCCGATCTCCAGCTGAAGATCGTACTGAACGGCACGAGACCACCCCTGTGGCGGCGCCTTGTGCTGCCGTCCGACACCTCGCTCGGGACGCTGCACGACGCCATCCAGGTCGCCTTCGGATGGCACGGTGGCCATCTGCACTTCTTCACCGACGAGTTCGGCCGGGGGTACGGCGATACTGCCCGGCTCACCGACATCGATCTCGGCTTCGGCCGCGGGGCCGGTGATGAGGGCGCCACCGCGCTCGGCGACGTGCTGCCCGAGCAGGGAACACGGCTGCGCTACGTCTACGACTTCGGCGATGACTGGGAGCACGGGATCACGCTGGAGAAGACACTGCCGCGCCCGGTCGGCGCGGAGCGGACGGTGCGCTGCGTCGGCGGGCATCGCGCCGACGTACCGGCCGAGAACATCGGCGGCGTGTGGAGGCTGGCCGAGGTGCTGGAGCTCCTCGACGCCCCGGACGAGGCCGGGGACAGCCCGTACCGTGACCTCGTCGCCGCGCTGCGGGCGGCCGGTTACGACCCGGCGGCCTTCGACCGGGACAGGATCACCGCACGGCTGGCCCGATTGACGCCGGACACGGTGTCCGGCACGGCGAAGCCACCGGGCGGTGATCGGGGCGGGCGCGGCGGTATCCGTCGGCTGACCGCCGAGGAGGTGGCGTTGTGTACCTGCGGGCAGTGCCGGGTGGGCGACCCGGTCGATGCCAGAGTCGACGGACCGGACGAGGATGTGCCTGTGCTGCGCCCGGTCACCCTGGCTCCGCAGGAGGACCTTGTCACTGCCCTGCGGGGCGTTCCGTTCTTCGACGCGGCGCTGCGGCTCGCCACCTGGTGCCGCGAGGGACGGCAGGTCACCGCCGGCCGGGTGCTGCGGCCCGCGCTCGCCCGTGAGGCCGTCGAAGAGCTCCGGCTGTGGAAGCTGGCCGACGACGACTCGCCGTATGCCAATGCCGTTGCGCGGGCTCGTGCGTTGAAATCGCTGCGCAGCGCCAAGGACGTGGCCGTTCTCGACGATCCGTGGTGGCTCGCCGTGGACGGCGGGATGATCACAATCAGAGGGGGCCGCGCGTGGGGCGGCGTGGCAACTGACTTCACCGACGAGGACCTTCTGGAGTTCTGGGCCGCCACGATGGGCGGTCTGCTGGAGGAGATCGGTGAGACGGGAGTGTTGGACGGGTGGCACGGTGAGCTGGGCGAGCTGACGGCCGAGATCGCCGACGGACTGGTCGGCCTGCTGTACGACGCCCCGGACGACGTCTGGGTGGATGTCGACGATCTGCGTGTGAAGGCCCGTGAAGCGGGCGAGCACGGGCCGGAGTTCGAGCTCTTCCAGGCGCTGTTCGCGGTGTCCTTCCGGGAGCTCGGGGAAGGGCTCGCCCTGCTGGGGGCGGTGGAGTACAAGCCCGGTGACGGCGACGATTCGGCCGAGGAAGCTCTACTCACGCTCCTGAACGCCGTGGGCGGACAGGGGCTGGGCGGCGGTTCGCGAACCTCGCCGGCTGCGTCGGATCCGTCGCGGGACGACAAGCGCGGGCACCGCATGCGGCTCACCCCGCTCGGCCGCTACGGGCTCCGCGCCTACCTGATGGAGTGCGGTGTGCCTGCACCGCTGCTCGGTGAGTTCGCCGAAGCGGACGCCGCCGCTCTGCTCCAGGGGCTCCTGGGCTACTCCCCCGAGGAAATGCGCCGGGAGGTCGATGGGTGGCTGGCACGCCGTTCGGCGGCGGATGCCGCGGTAGGGCTGCTCGACGCCTGCGCGGGCGACGGCTCCGAGGCAGCGGCGAAACGCGCTGTCGCCCAACTGGTACTGGCCGAGCTCGACGACCCCCGGGCACTGCGAGTGCTGCGCAAGGCAGCGGACTCCGACGTCCAGGGGTGCCGCCAGGTGGCCATCACGACCCTGGGCACACGCCTTGAGGCAGAAGCGCACGTGCACTCGACGCGGGCGGAGGAGGCCGGATTGTGGCTGCTCATCGACGGGCTGTCGATCCTCTCCGGTGCCCAGGAGAGCGAGGAGCTGACTCGGGGCTTCCTGGAGAACTGGAACACGGCGTCGAAGGCGCTCGAACAGCGGGTGGACGACCTGTGGCGCGTGGAGCACCCAGCCACCGCCCACGTGCTCGCCGAACTGGGCGAGGGCCTGCGCGGCATCGACAAGCGGCTGGCCAAACGTATGCGTACGGCGGCGAACAAGGCTCACTCCCGCCGGTGA
- a CDS encoding SNF2-related protein: MAAPESAAWARGLLDGGWAAVFLPGEPARLGRLLLWQPVGAAAAEGMAPVGVEAEAAELVLPHGRSVRRRRVAGYALPVALAVAALSGVAPSHPSAVAWQAASRFALRLLADGRLHPGLTPAGYDTWQAGPFTAAQRRTLDALAAAFPPHAHCLPESGRTPLRIAEPAALVRQFCDAVADELVRTPAAPLAMGALPYAWRETRAVPALREWAEETAAAFTADVRVSLRVDVPEGRRRQFRAVLQLHTAADPALVVEAARLWSEPAEAERLLGPRAETETLLALRRGARIWPPLDRLLKDAAPDQLRLTDDEAFDLLGDATDTLRAAGIDVHWPRELVKALTATAEIGQRTAPGSRAAGLLDADTLLGFRWQLSLGGDPLTEAEMDALAEARRPLVRLRDQWVVADPKLVARARRRRMEPLTPVEALGAALTGEVERDGETLRCAAVGTFADLVARIRAPESRAPAAQPAALKATLRDYQKRGVAWLAEMCELGLGGCLADDMGLGKTITLLALHLHRQSDPATAGPTLVVCPASLLGNWQREAARFAPSTPVRRYHGGDRHLKDLAGDEIVLVTYGVLRRDREALAESAWSLIAADEAQHVKNPYAVTARELRALPARARVALTGTPVENNLSELWALLDWTTPGLLGPLTAFRDRHARAIESGEDPRAAEQLSRLVRPFLLRRRKSDPGIAPELPAKTETERVVPLTAEQASLYEAVVRETMAKITEAEGIARRGLILKLLTALKQICNHPAQYLRQSTPLHGRSGKLALLDELIDTITAEGESTLVFTQYKQMATLLEKHFGERGVPTLFLHGSTPVTAREEMVDRFQRGEVPVFLLSLKAAGTGLNLTRATHVVHYDRWWNPAVEDQATDRAYRIGQDKPVQVHKLLAEGTVEDKVAKLLESKRALADAVVGSGEAALTELSDDNLAELVALGRQS, translated from the coding sequence TTGGCCGCACCGGAGTCGGCTGCCTGGGCTCGGGGTCTGCTCGACGGCGGCTGGGCGGCGGTGTTCCTGCCCGGCGAACCTGCCCGCCTCGGCCGGTTGCTGCTCTGGCAGCCCGTCGGGGCAGCCGCCGCCGAGGGCATGGCACCCGTGGGCGTCGAGGCCGAGGCGGCGGAACTCGTGCTGCCGCACGGCCGCTCGGTCAGGCGGCGCAGGGTGGCGGGTTACGCGCTGCCCGTCGCCCTCGCTGTCGCCGCGCTGTCCGGGGTAGCGCCGTCTCATCCGTCCGCCGTCGCCTGGCAGGCCGCCTCCCGCTTCGCGCTGCGGCTGCTCGCCGACGGCCGCCTCCACCCGGGCCTCACCCCCGCCGGCTACGACACCTGGCAGGCGGGCCCCTTCACCGCTGCCCAGCGTCGGACGCTAGACGCCCTCGCGGCCGCCTTCCCGCCCCACGCCCATTGCCTGCCCGAGTCCGGGCGCACACCACTGCGGATCGCTGAACCGGCCGCGTTGGTACGCCAGTTCTGCGACGCGGTCGCTGACGAGCTGGTCCGTACCCCGGCCGCTCCGCTCGCCATGGGAGCCCTGCCGTACGCCTGGCGCGAGACGCGTGCCGTGCCCGCCCTGCGCGAGTGGGCCGAGGAGACCGCCGCCGCGTTCACCGCCGACGTCAGGGTCTCGCTGCGGGTCGATGTACCCGAGGGGCGACGCCGGCAGTTCCGGGCCGTCCTGCAGTTGCACACCGCGGCGGATCCTGCGCTCGTCGTGGAGGCCGCGCGGCTGTGGAGCGAACCGGCCGAAGCGGAGCGGCTTCTCGGCCCGCGCGCCGAGACCGAGACACTGCTCGCGCTGCGCCGCGGCGCCCGCATCTGGCCACCGCTCGACCGGCTGCTGAAGGACGCCGCTCCGGACCAACTGCGGCTGACCGACGACGAGGCATTCGACCTGCTGGGCGACGCCACCGACACACTGCGCGCCGCCGGTATCGACGTGCACTGGCCCCGCGAGCTGGTCAAGGCACTCACCGCGACCGCGGAGATCGGGCAACGCACCGCGCCCGGCTCCAGGGCGGCCGGCCTGCTCGACGCCGACACCCTCCTCGGCTTCCGCTGGCAGCTCTCGCTCGGCGGCGACCCGCTCACCGAGGCCGAGATGGACGCCCTCGCCGAGGCGCGCCGCCCCCTCGTCCGGCTGCGCGACCAGTGGGTGGTCGCCGACCCGAAGCTGGTGGCCCGTGCCAGGCGCCGCCGGATGGAACCACTCACTCCGGTGGAGGCACTGGGCGCCGCGCTGACCGGCGAGGTGGAGCGGGACGGGGAGACTCTTCGCTGCGCGGCGGTGGGAACCTTCGCCGACCTCGTCGCCCGCATCCGCGCCCCGGAATCCCGCGCCCCCGCCGCCCAGCCCGCCGCGCTCAAAGCCACCTTGCGCGACTACCAGAAGCGGGGCGTCGCCTGGCTGGCCGAGATGTGCGAGCTCGGCCTCGGCGGCTGCCTCGCCGACGACATGGGCCTGGGCAAGACCATCACCCTGCTCGCTCTGCACCTGCACCGCCAGAGCGACCCCGCCACCGCGGGCCCCACGCTCGTCGTCTGCCCCGCCTCCCTGCTCGGCAACTGGCAGCGTGAGGCAGCCCGGTTCGCACCATCCACCCCCGTGCGCCGGTACCACGGTGGCGACCGCCACCTGAAGGACTTGGCCGGGGACGAGATCGTCCTGGTCACATACGGAGTGCTGCGCCGCGACCGGGAGGCCCTCGCCGAGAGCGCCTGGTCGCTCATCGCCGCCGACGAGGCCCAGCACGTCAAGAACCCCTACGCCGTCACCGCCCGCGAATTGCGCGCCCTGCCCGCCCGCGCCCGCGTCGCCCTCACGGGCACCCCCGTGGAGAACAACCTCTCCGAGCTGTGGGCGCTCCTCGACTGGACCACCCCCGGGCTCCTCGGCCCGCTCACGGCTTTCCGCGACCGGCACGCCCGAGCGATCGAGTCGGGCGAGGACCCGCGGGCCGCCGAACAGCTGTCCCGTCTCGTCCGCCCGTTCCTGCTGCGCCGCAGGAAGTCCGACCCGGGCATCGCGCCCGAACTGCCCGCCAAGACCGAAACCGAGCGTGTCGTACCGCTGACCGCCGAGCAGGCAAGCCTGTACGAGGCGGTGGTCCGCGAAACCATGGCGAAGATCACCGAAGCCGAGGGCATCGCCCGCCGCGGCTTGATCCTGAAGCTCCTCACTGCGCTGAAGCAGATCTGCAACCACCCCGCGCAGTACCTACGCCAGTCCACACCGCTGCACGGCCGTTCCGGCAAACTGGCGCTGCTCGACGAACTGATCGACACCATCACCGCCGAAGGCGAGTCGACGCTGGTCTTCACCCAGTACAAACAAATGGCGACCCTGTTGGAGAAGCACTTCGGGGAACGAGGCGTCCCCACCCTCTTCCTGCACGGCAGCACCCCCGTCACCGCACGCGAGGAGATGGTGGACCGCTTCCAGCGCGGCGAAGTGCCCGTGTTCCTGCTCTCGTTGAAGGCCGCGGGCACCGGCCTCAACCTCACCCGGGCCACCCATGTCGTGCACTACGACCGCTGGTGGAACCCGGCGGTCGAGGACCAGGCCACCGACCGTGCCTACCGCATCGGCCAGGACAAGCCCGTACAGGTCCACAAACTCCTCGCGGAGGGGACCGTGGAGGACAAGGTGGCGAAGCTTCTCGAATCCAAGCGCGCGCTCGCCGACGCCGTGGTCGGCTCCGGTGAGGCCGCTCTGACCGAACTGTCCGACGACAACCTCGCCGAACTCGTCGCCCTGGGGAGGCAGTCATGA
- a CDS encoding IS110 family transposase, translating into MTAIWAGIDAGRTHHHCVVIDDTGKRLLSRRVANDETELLKLLADVLALGDEVTWGIDLADGGAALLIDLLLNHGQHTLYIPGRAVSRASEGYRGEGKTDAKDAAIIADQTRLRRDLQPLLPGDELVAEIKVHTGHRRDLADDRTRVINRLHNHLTSIFPALDRALDLTNTGPLILLTGYQTPAAIRRTGARRLETWLRNRKVRGAAELAEKALAAAESQHTSATGEKPTAQLVHTLAKEVMRLNEQIAETDKLIEARFREHKHAEVIASMPGIGPLLGAEFLAATGGDMTAFESPDRLAGFAGVAPAPRDSGKISGNLHRPRRYSRRLQRVFYTSALISIRCCDESRRFYDRKRAEGKRHTQAVLALARRRVNVLWALLRDGRCYEPIPPVTNAA; encoded by the coding sequence GTGACAGCGATCTGGGCCGGCATCGATGCCGGCAGGACCCATCACCACTGCGTGGTGATCGACGACACCGGCAAGCGGCTGCTGTCGCGGCGAGTGGCCAACGACGAGACGGAGTTGCTGAAGCTCCTGGCCGACGTCCTCGCCCTGGGCGATGAGGTCACCTGGGGCATCGACCTGGCCGATGGCGGCGCCGCCCTGCTGATCGATCTGCTGCTCAACCACGGACAGCACACGCTCTACATCCCCGGCCGAGCCGTCAGCCGCGCCTCCGAGGGCTACCGGGGTGAAGGCAAGACCGACGCCAAGGACGCCGCGATCATCGCCGACCAGACCCGGCTCCGCCGGGACCTGCAACCCTTGCTTCCCGGTGACGAACTGGTCGCCGAGATCAAGGTCCACACCGGCCATCGCCGCGACCTCGCCGACGACCGCACCCGCGTGATCAACCGGCTCCACAATCACCTCACCAGCATCTTTCCCGCTCTGGACCGGGCTCTGGACCTCACGAATACCGGCCCGCTGATCCTGCTGACCGGCTACCAGACCCCAGCCGCCATCCGCAGGACCGGGGCCCGGAGGCTGGAGACCTGGCTGCGTAACCGGAAAGTCCGCGGTGCTGCCGAGCTTGCCGAGAAAGCCCTGGCGGCCGCCGAGAGCCAGCACACCAGCGCGACCGGGGAGAAGCCGACGGCCCAGCTCGTGCACACGCTCGCCAAGGAGGTGATGCGCCTCAACGAGCAGATCGCCGAAACCGACAAGCTCATCGAGGCGCGGTTTCGCGAGCACAAGCACGCCGAGGTGATCGCGAGCATGCCCGGCATCGGGCCCCTGCTCGGCGCCGAGTTCCTCGCCGCCACCGGCGGCGACATGACGGCTTTCGAGAGCCCGGACCGCCTCGCCGGGTTCGCCGGCGTCGCCCCAGCTCCGCGCGACTCGGGCAAGATCAGCGGAAATCTGCACCGGCCCAGACGTTACAGTCGTCGACTCCAGCGCGTCTTCTACACCTCCGCGCTGATCAGCATCCGCTGCTGTGACGAGTCCCGCCGCTTCTACGACCGCAAACGCGCCGAAGGCAAGCGGCACACCCAGGCCGTCCTCGCCCTTGCCCGCCGCCGGGTCAACGTCCTGTGGGCCCTGTTGCGCGACGGGCGGTGCTACGAACCCATACCCCCCGTCACGAACGCTGCTTGA